The Bacteroidales bacterium genomic interval ACCTCTTCCTTACCAAGGAAGCGCTCTACCACTGAGCTACATCGGCTGAATTGAGCGGGAGACGAGGCTCGAACTCGCCACCTAAAGCTTGGAAGGCTTTCGCTCTACCAAATGAGCTACTCCCGCTGATTCCGCGCAATCACTTATTATTACTTTCTTTCAAAATAATTACAAGCTACTCTCGCATAATTTATATAAGAAAAAATGAACTAAAATTCGTCAGCCAACGTATTTTAACCCACAGAACAAATCTGTTTTTCAAGTTTTCTAATTTTTCTTTTTTCAAAGAACTCCAATTATTGTGGGGAGAGGAGGATTACTCGCTTCGCTCGTGAGACTTCGTGTTCAAACCTCCGAAAGCTTAGTGAGTCACAAATAAAATCTGTTTCTCTTCTTCCCGTTTTCTTTTTTCAAAGAACTCCAATTATTGTGGGGAGAGGAGGATTCGAACCTCCGAAGGCTTAGCCAACAGATTTACAGTCTGCCCCGTTTGACCGCTCTGGAATCTCCCCAATAATTTCTTTCAAGATGTATATGTACTCGTTTAAATTGATTTAAACTGTCGCCTATTTAACATTTGTTGAGCCGATGGAGGGATTCGAACCCCCGGCCAGCTGATTACAAATCAGCTGCTCTGGCCAACTGAGCTACATCGGCAAACACTGTAAACACAGTAATAACAATACCTTCTATGCACTAGCTCTCATAAAAAAAGCAGCCCCTCTCTCAAAAAGGACTGCAAAAATAGAAACTCTTGGCTTATTATCAAAGCTTTTTTATCTTTTTTTCTTATTTTTAAATGATTACACTTTTCTTTCTTTCTCCTTGTGTTTCAGTAATTGTCGACGTGTAGCATCTAAACATTCATCAACAGCTTCTTCAAATGTTTTAGCTTGTTTTTTTGCAAACAGATCACCTCCACGAATAAAAAGTTTTACTTCAGCAATTTTATTTTCTTTCTTATCAGACTTATCAACCTTTAAGTTGACATCGATACTGAGAAGTCCATCATGAAAAGTAGTTAACTTTTTAACTTTAGTCTGAATGAGTTGCTTCAATTTTTTATCAGCAGTAAAATGAATTGAATTAATATTAACGTCCATTTAACCTCCTTTTTTAAGCCTTTGGATGGGCTAGTTTATAAATATTTTTTAATTTTTCTATAGTGTTATGCGTATAAATTTGCGTTGCCGCTAAATTGGCATGTCCTAATAACTCTTTAACTGCATTCAAATCAGCTCCATGATTTAGCATATGAGTTGCAAATGTATGACGCAACACATGAGGACTCTTCTTTTTTTGCGTACTCACTTTGCTAAGATAGTTATTTACGATTCGATAAACAAGCTTAGGATACATCTTTTTACCTTTTACAGTAAGAAAAAAATACGGGTCTTGAGATTGTTCTGTTAAAGCATTTTCCTTAAAGCCTAAATAAGAATCAATTAATGAAAAAATACTATTGTGAATAGGAATTAAACGTTCTTTATTTCTTTTTCCTAAGACTTTAATAAGTTTACTATCTAAATTAACATCGCTAGATTTAAGCCCGATAAGTTCTGCACGGCGTATTCCGGTCGCGTAAAACAGCTCTACAACTAATCGATCGCGTGCTTCTTCAAAAGATTCAGGAGTTTTGAATTCAGTTATAAGTAAATTCATACTTTTCTCTTCAATAAAAACAGGAAGCTTCTTTCGCGCTTTTGGTCCGGTAATCTTCAAAACCGGATTATGATCTATCTTTCCTACCTTTAATAGGTATCTAAAATACGACTTAAGTGTACTGATTTTACGATTTACTGTTCTCGGACTATTCCCTTCTTCCATCAACAAAGCAATCCAAGAGCGAATAAAAACAAAGTCTACTTCTTTAACTCTTTCAACTTGATATGTTTCTTTAATAAAACCTGAAAACTGTTCTAAGTCCTTGGAATAGGAATTTAAGGTATGCACCGAATAACGCCGCTCAAATTCTATATAATTAAGGAAATCCGATATGAACATAAAAAAAGCCTTTAGAATTTTGTAAATTTACAAAAAACCCTAAAGGCTACTCAATCTATTCAAAGATTTTTAGTCCATTGCGTCCCGCAAACCTTGTACGTAGATTGCCTTTAATTTTTGCTCTCGCTTGATAACAGAAGGTTTAGTATACTTCTGACGGTTTCTCAATTCTTTTACAACACCTGTTTTTTCAAACTTACGTTTAAACTTCTTTAAGACTCTGTCAATGCTTTCGCCTTCTTTAACCGGAACAATAATCATAGTAAATAACTCTCTTTCTTTTATTTAAATAAATTTATTTAACTCCTGAAACTCTCGTTTCATAAAAGTGGCTGCAAAGATATAAAAGTTCTGAGCTACTGCAAAATAAATTTCTTTTATTCTCATTTGAAAAAATCATCCCCTAATGATGCTGAAACTTCACAAGCTTATTTCCGTATATCTCACACTTACGTCGTAATATGTTACACTTACGAATTAGACCCTTCTTTACTTCAAAACAACCTTTTTTGTGTCTACTTTTGTATGTTAGTCTTAATCTATGATAAAGAGAATTATACTTCTTTCTTTTCTTCTCTCGAGCCTGTTTATTTATGCTCAGGATGTAAATCTGTCTTGCCCACAATTTGGCGATACACTTACAAATCCTTCTGAACTAAACATTATCGCTTCATCTTTGGATTATAACGCGGGAGAACCTGCTCATCTTCACATTATTAATGCGGAAGGCGGCTATAGAAAACTTAAGCTTGGAAATAACCCAACAACTATTTACAATCCTAAAGTAAATGTAAGCAATGGAGGAAATAATCAAGTTCGAATAATTCTACGCGATATTTCAGGAACTGTCGACTGGTCAAAAATAAGATTCCGACCTTCAAGCATAGGCTCACTAAGTTTAAAGCCCTATGTTGATGAAGTTGGAGGTGTAAACTCAGCGTGGACTACCATAATTATTCCTTTAAGCGATTTCGATACATCAATAGATTTTAGTCAAATAGCATTAATAGAATTCCCATACAGCGCAGATGCTGTACCGTTTGAAATGGATATTGCAAAAATTGAATTTTTTGGCGGATCCACACCTTATATATGGTATGGAGATAACAAAACAGACAATATACATGATGGGTTTGGCGGTGCCGGACAATTAGTTGCTAGTTCAGAAGCTGCCGTTGAAGCCGAAAACACATTAGAGTCCATAGAATTATATGTCAATAATATTCTTGTAGATTCAGACAATACTTATCCCTTTGAATTTAATATTACATTAACCGACCTTGGCGAAAACACAATTTATTCAATAGTGCGGTTTAATGACAACAGTTCTAAAACATCAGATATTTACACTGTTTTTCTTGAAGAATTTATTCCTTTAGATTTAAGCATTAGTCTAACAGAGCCGAAGAATAATGATACCGCTCTACTCAATACAGCTTTTAAAATTCAAGCCGAAGTGTTGGGTGCTGATCCAAGTCAAGCAGCCTATTTATCAGTTCAAAATCAAAATTCAGGTTATCTAAAACTAAAACTCGGTTATGACCCCATTAATATTTATGCACCTGGAAAAAATGTAATTGTCGGTGGAAACGACAAGCTTATAATTACTTTAAAAAACGAAAGTGGTTTCAACAACTGGTCAAAATTAAAACTACGTCCAAAATCTTCAGGAAGCCTCAATCTACAATCTTATGTGGATAATGTTGGAGGAATTGGCAACGAATGGACAACAATAGAAATTCCACTATCTGATTTTGATTCTTCCATCGATTTCAGCAACCTAAATTATATGGAATTCCCATACAGTGCAGATGCTGGAGCTTTTCAGTTGGCAATAAAAGATATTGTATTCTCAGGTGGGGATCAGGAATTTAGATGGTTTGGAGAGGGTAAAATTGACAATAGTCACGATGGATTAGGAGGTGCTGGTCAGTTAATTGCCGAAATAATTCCAGCTCAGTCCAATGAAAACAATATTCAAAATGTAGATTTTTATATTGACAATCAGCTTATTGCAACTGATAATTATTTCCCTTATAAAACAGAGTATTTTCCTGAAGAGGAAAGTGAATATACGGCTTATGCGAAAGTCATAACTCAAAATCAACAAAGTGAAAATAGCGCTACCGTCACCTTCTTAGCTTTAAAACCAGAAAATCCAGTTTCAGATTTAAAAATATCATTCCTCGAACCCAATACTGGCGATTCCGCTTTGGTGAATCAAGTATTAAGCTTCAGTCCCTTTATTGAAGGCGAAGATTTAGAACCCGATATTTACTTAAAAACATGGAATACGGAAACGGGATACCGTAAGCTCAAATTTGGATACGATGAAAGATATATCTATGGGCAATTTCAAGATGTTATTGCTGGCGGAAACGATACTTTAGAACTTATTCTAAAATCATTCTCAAGCCATACAAACTGGAACAAAATAAGAATTCGCCCTTCTTCTCTTGGCGTACTCACGCTAGAAAAATACATCAGTAATGATGCCCAAGATTGGGTAAGGATTAAAATACCTTTGAGTGATTTCGACACTTCTATAGATTTTAGCAATCTTTCATTTATTGAATTCCCTTATAGTGCCGATGCTGGAGCTTTTGAAATTGGAATCAAAGAAGTAAGCTTTATTGGTGGATCAACACCCTTTGAGTGGTTTGGATCCAATCATTATAATAATGCTCACGACGGAACAGGAGAAAGCGGACGTATTTTTGCACAGTTACAAATACCAAATCTAAATCCAATAAAAGCAGACACCGTATATTTTATGGTAAATGGTATTCAGGAAAGTTATTCAACAGTGCCTCCTTTCCTTTTTGAATATGAATCTTCTGAAGAAACCAACAGCTCATTCAGCTTTAAGCTTATTGATACGTTTGGATATTCAATATCTTCAGAACCGATTGACATTAAGTTTTACCGCTTTCATAGTGAAGATTACTCCGTTTTAACGCTCACTTTTGATCAAGATCCTGGAGATGTTCAAGTAAACTTAGCTCCTTTAAAATACAATAAAGATTTTGCCTATAGTTTTACATTGGATGATGGAAAAATCGATGGCTATTCCTATGCTTTTAAGCTATTAAATGGAGGTGATATTTTTGAAACAGGAGAATCTTTTGAGGGGATATTTTATTCTGATGGTTGTAACAATGCAGTTCCTTTCAAGGGATCGGTTGCGTGGAACAGTGTAAGCTCATCGTTTTACGATATCCATATCAACACACCAGATTACATCACTTGGCCACAATTGCAAGAAATAATTGCGGCCGATTGGGATGTATTAAATCACAGTTATTCTCACGCAGCTTATGGCGATACAGATTATAACTATCAAATCACTGAGAATCAAAATGCTGTTTTAGAAAAAGCGGCTTATGAAATGACTCATTTTGTGATTCCTAGCGGCGATTTAAATTATGTAGATCCAGCATTTTCTTTAGGTATGCAAGCGGTTTATAGCAATAAATTCGATTTTCTAGGTTATGGAACAGGCATTGATATTGATTCTCCATTTAATACAGAAAACCTAAAAATTTACCGTCGATATATGTACGATGATGCATTCAACACATCAAACATTATGGATAAAATAAACGAAGTTGCTGAACAAAGTCAAAATGGAAATCATATTTGGTGGCACGATTTTACACATCGTGTAATTCCAACGCCAACGGGTGGGAGCTTAGTTTGGGATACTTTTAAATATTATATGCAAGAGATCGCTGAAGTTTATGGCATTGAAGGTTCTGATCGTATTTGGTTTGCTCCGCCAACAGAAATTTTAAACTATTTAAAAATTCGGGAAAATACAGGCTTGAACTTTGAAAAAGCGGATAACACAGTAACTGTTTATTTAAGCACTTCAGAAATCCCAACAAATTTTGAAGATTATTTCTTAAGCCTTAACATTTCTGCTGATGCGGAATTGCTTTCTGTAAATCCTCAATTTGGCGCAAATGTTAGTTTTGCAAATAGTAGTGCCACAGAAAAATTGATAAATATTGAGTGGTCGCAACCAACGATGAAAAGAATGCAAGCCATTGATATTTCAACATCTACTGAAGAGATAAACGATTTCAGTATCTCAATATATCCCAATCCAATAAATACCCCCAGATTAAACGTCGATATAAATTCTGCTACAGCAGAAGAATACGATATTCAACTAATCAATACTCTTGGTCAAAAAGTATTTTCTCGATTTTTTAACGGAAAAGCAGGACAAAATAGCTTTGCATTACAACTACCTCAGCTTCAAGCAGGAGTTTATTATTTAAGAATTCAAAACGAGAACCAAATTATTAAAATGGAAAAAATTCTTATCCATTAAATACAAAAACCTGTCAGAAATAATTCCAACAAGCTCTCTAATCATAACAGGAAAAATTTAGATTATTTGGGGAATTTTTCACGAAACTTCATTAGTTTAAATATTCAACATGTTTTACTTGGTTTTTTATTCAACCTTCAGACTTGTAGTCTGCGAGAACCTGTTTATTTTTTTGAATCTTAAATCAATGCTGCTGCTCTCCCACTTAAATAATCTCGGATTGATGATATATTCAGAAGTTCCTCTTTCTTTTCTGCTTCTAATTTAATCTTTTTATTTCCGCCCATTAACGATTCCAATGGGATTCCTAAATAGCGATTCAGAAGAGTTATCATCTTTAATGTTAAGGTTCTTTTACCGTTCAAGACTTCAGAAACTCTTGTCTTGCCTCCAAAAAGAGGAGCTATATCAGCTTGTTTTAGATTCATCTGTTCCATCCTAAACTTAATTGCCTCTACGGGATCGGGAGCTTCCATAGCATAGTTCTCTTGCTCATACTTTTCAACAAGCAATGATAAGAGTTCTATTTCCTCACCTTCAGCAGTAGCTGGTTCAATGGGAATTGCAGAGCTATTAATAAGACTATAAATCCTCTCGCAAGCTTCATTATATTCCTGTTTTGTTTTTATTATTT includes:
- the raiA gene encoding ribosome-associated translation inhibitor RaiA, which produces MDVNINSIHFTADKKLKQLIQTKVKKLTTFHDGLLSIDVNLKVDKSDKKENKIAEVKLFIRGGDLFAKKQAKTFEEAVDECLDATRRQLLKHKEKERKV
- a CDS encoding tyrosine-type recombinase/integrase → MFISDFLNYIEFERRYSVHTLNSYSKDLEQFSGFIKETYQVERVKEVDFVFIRSWIALLMEEGNSPRTVNRKISTLKSYFRYLLKVGKIDHNPVLKITGPKARKKLPVFIEEKSMNLLITEFKTPESFEEARDRLVVELFYATGIRRAELIGLKSSDVNLDSKLIKVLGKRNKERLIPIHNSIFSLIDSYLGFKENALTEQSQDPYFFLTVKGKKMYPKLVYRIVNNYLSKVSTQKKKSPHVLRHTFATHMLNHGADLNAVKELLGHANLAATQIYTHNTIEKLKNIYKLAHPKA
- a CDS encoding helix-turn-helix domain-containing protein, with product MKTKIIKTKQEYNEACERIYSLINSSAIPIEPATAEGEEIELLSLLVEKYEQENYAMEAPDPVEAIKFRMEQMNLKQADIAPLFGGKTRVSEVLNGKRTLTLKMITLLNRYLGIPLESLMGGNKKIKLEAEKKEELLNISSIRDYLSGRAAALI
- a CDS encoding 30S ribosomal protein S21 is translated as MIIVPVKEGESIDRVLKKFKRKFEKTGVVKELRNRQKYTKPSVIKREQKLKAIYVQGLRDAMD
- a CDS encoding T9SS type A sorting domain-containing protein, which produces MIKRIILLSFLLSSLFIYAQDVNLSCPQFGDTLTNPSELNIIASSLDYNAGEPAHLHIINAEGGYRKLKLGNNPTTIYNPKVNVSNGGNNQVRIILRDISGTVDWSKIRFRPSSIGSLSLKPYVDEVGGVNSAWTTIIIPLSDFDTSIDFSQIALIEFPYSADAVPFEMDIAKIEFFGGSTPYIWYGDNKTDNIHDGFGGAGQLVASSEAAVEAENTLESIELYVNNILVDSDNTYPFEFNITLTDLGENTIYSIVRFNDNSSKTSDIYTVFLEEFIPLDLSISLTEPKNNDTALLNTAFKIQAEVLGADPSQAAYLSVQNQNSGYLKLKLGYDPINIYAPGKNVIVGGNDKLIITLKNESGFNNWSKLKLRPKSSGSLNLQSYVDNVGGIGNEWTTIEIPLSDFDSSIDFSNLNYMEFPYSADAGAFQLAIKDIVFSGGDQEFRWFGEGKIDNSHDGLGGAGQLIAEIIPAQSNENNIQNVDFYIDNQLIATDNYFPYKTEYFPEEESEYTAYAKVITQNQQSENSATVTFLALKPENPVSDLKISFLEPNTGDSALVNQVLSFSPFIEGEDLEPDIYLKTWNTETGYRKLKFGYDERYIYGQFQDVIAGGNDTLELILKSFSSHTNWNKIRIRPSSLGVLTLEKYISNDAQDWVRIKIPLSDFDTSIDFSNLSFIEFPYSADAGAFEIGIKEVSFIGGSTPFEWFGSNHYNNAHDGTGESGRIFAQLQIPNLNPIKADTVYFMVNGIQESYSTVPPFLFEYESSEETNSSFSFKLIDTFGYSISSEPIDIKFYRFHSEDYSVLTLTFDQDPGDVQVNLAPLKYNKDFAYSFTLDDGKIDGYSYAFKLLNGGDIFETGESFEGIFYSDGCNNAVPFKGSVAWNSVSSSFYDIHINTPDYITWPQLQEIIAADWDVLNHSYSHAAYGDTDYNYQITENQNAVLEKAAYEMTHFVIPSGDLNYVDPAFSLGMQAVYSNKFDFLGYGTGIDIDSPFNTENLKIYRRYMYDDAFNTSNIMDKINEVAEQSQNGNHIWWHDFTHRVIPTPTGGSLVWDTFKYYMQEIAEVYGIEGSDRIWFAPPTEILNYLKIRENTGLNFEKADNTVTVYLSTSEIPTNFEDYFLSLNISADAELLSVNPQFGANVSFANSSATEKLINIEWSQPTMKRMQAIDISTSTEEINDFSISIYPNPINTPRLNVDINSATAEEYDIQLINTLGQKVFSRFFNGKAGQNSFALQLPQLQAGVYYLRIQNENQIIKMEKILIH